A DNA window from Paraclostridium bifermentans contains the following coding sequences:
- a CDS encoding exonuclease SbcCD subunit D: protein MKIIHTSDWHIGKIVNEFSMIEDQKYILNRLIDLIEKEKPEVLILAGDVYDRSIPPVEAVELLNETLSNLIIDKKVKVLAISGNHDGGERLSFGSQILEKHGLYIAGRDDELYKHVVVKDGEKNVNFYLIPYKDPALTRKILDEKEIKSHNDAMKFVVEKIKKDMNEKEINILVGHGYITMKREDAIECIENKYEVANLETSESERPLSIGGTDLIDGKIFDDFDYVALGHLHGRQKIGREEMKYSGSILKYSFSEVKQKKGVYILDINDKDAINIDFKCLKPVRDLRVIKGNIEDLIEEARELEKGKEDYIQAILTDDGELINPMEKLRAVYPNTMLITRERKREISEDKTSAKGEYKKKSKLELFKEFYEDLGSGDYTEEKEVVLMNTINEVLKSEVK, encoded by the coding sequence ATGAAAATTATTCATACAAGTGATTGGCATATTGGAAAAATTGTAAATGAATTTTCAATGATTGAAGATCAAAAATACATTTTAAATAGATTAATAGATTTAATAGAAAAAGAAAAGCCAGAAGTACTTATACTAGCAGGAGATGTATATGATCGATCAATTCCACCTGTGGAAGCTGTAGAATTATTAAATGAAACTTTAAGTAATTTAATAATTGATAAAAAAGTAAAAGTATTGGCTATATCAGGAAATCATGATGGAGGAGAAAGACTAAGCTTTGGAAGTCAAATTTTAGAAAAGCATGGATTATATATAGCGGGTAGAGACGATGAACTATACAAGCATGTAGTTGTAAAAGATGGAGAAAAAAATGTAAACTTTTATTTAATTCCATATAAGGATCCTGCATTAACAAGAAAAATTTTAGATGAAAAAGAAATTAAAAGCCATAATGATGCAATGAAATTCGTAGTAGAAAAAATTAAGAAAGATATGAATGAAAAAGAAATAAACATCCTAGTAGGACATGGATATATTACTATGAAAAGAGAAGATGCAATAGAGTGTATTGAAAATAAATATGAAGTAGCAAATCTTGAAACATCAGAATCTGAAAGACCTCTATCAATAGGGGGAACAGATTTAATAGATGGTAAAATATTTGATGACTTTGATTATGTAGCTTTAGGTCATCTTCATGGAAGGCAAAAAATTGGGAGAGAAGAAATGAAGTACTCAGGATCAATATTAAAGTATTCTTTCTCAGAGGTTAAACAAAAAAAAGGAGTATACATATTAGATATAAATGATAAAGATGCAATAAATATAGATTTTAAATGTTTAAAGCCAGTAAGAGATTTAAGAGTTATAAAAGGGAATATAGAAGACTTAATAGAGGAAGCTAGAGAGTTAGAAAAAGGAAAAGAAGATTATATACAAGCTATATTAACAGATGATGGAGAACTTATAAATCCAATGGAAAAATTAAGAGCAGTTTATCCAAATACTATGTTAATAACAAGAGAGAGAAAAAGGGAAATTAGTGAAGATAAAACTTCAGCAAAAGGTGAATATAAGAAAAAAAGTAAGCTAGAGCTATTTAAAGAGTTTTATGAAGACTTAGGTAGTGGAGATTATACAGAAGAAAAAGAAGTAGTTTTAATGAATACTATAAATGAAGTTTTAAAAAGTGAGGTGAAATAA
- a CDS encoding AAA family ATPase: MRPIKLTISAFGPYADKQVIDFEELNGRNIFVISGKTGAGKTTIFDAISYALYGEASGESRETDSLRSHFADDDVETFVELEFKLKGERYTVNRVPKQKKKKSRGEGFTEKSADATLTLPDGKVITKVTNVTNKLIEILGITRDQFKQIVMLPQGEFKKLLLADSLEREGIFRKIFNTYDFEKIQIDLKEKAISLSKNRNKSKDEMQTNLKNIKGEHDIVIGEYVDFPFVIEKLKDFISKDSEAYKNLNEDDKALYNELELINKEKVKIENNNNLLKEKEKIEKSLLDLINKEKEFEIKKETINKCKSAKEVKYIEDKLIENENILEQRKKSYEETLLNIERLNKETDTAKLNLKIEEAKEPERDALKLEINKLESIKPKIAEFDELKNSLIIKTESIESIKCKIEDNKKVNENLKKQKLENENKLKEIATAETKKVEIANEISNKEKIIQETRELFKIIASYEKSKLSHNNLKIEYDSFEKVYKSIKKNYNDMDELYKKEQAGILACSLKENTPCPVCGSENHPNPAVISKNLIVPTKEELKIAKEKLEEAEKENNLKINELTKLNTDCKNYFDILSNSLLKFSKTLNIDENYSAKTAEIVKVKGIELKVNIDDLNKELIKINEKLSMKKNIDEQNVTIENSLVEVEKELSTLEKTEKILLPEIAQINTRIEEYKKEIPKEILDIKTLEILLNDKTKELEISLNNLNKLRVYNENISKQLEGKISKSNEIKSSIEELKSNIEKIKVEFNTLLKNLGFNDFNNYEEFKSKIHLIKDLEKEVEDYYLNLNLLKSKKEDIVIKTKDLTFIDIDSIDEKVKKLQEEKKGLEFRLRELYSVLENNKSILKNVESLNAKFKAIEEEYKVVGELADLANGKKSPYISFERYILASYFEDIIEAANIRLEKMTGDRFSLIRKKSKSKGAGQKGLELEIYDNYTDSSRDVSSLSGGESFKASLSLALGLSDVVQSNAGGVSLDTMFVDEGFGTLDPQSLDNAIDSLLELQRGGRLVGIISHVEELKERIDAKLEVTSTAKGSKAEFDIL, translated from the coding sequence ATGAGACCTATAAAATTGACAATAAGCGCATTTGGACCCTATGCAGACAAACAAGTTATAGATTTTGAGGAATTAAATGGCAGAAATATATTTGTAATATCAGGTAAAACAGGAGCTGGTAAAACTACTATATTTGATGCTATAAGTTATGCCTTATACGGAGAAGCTAGTGGAGAATCCAGAGAGACAGATTCTTTGAGAAGTCACTTTGCAGATGATGATGTAGAAACTTTTGTGGAATTAGAGTTTAAATTAAAAGGTGAACGATATACAGTAAATAGAGTTCCAAAACAAAAGAAGAAAAAGTCAAGAGGTGAAGGATTCACAGAAAAAAGTGCAGATGCAACACTTACACTACCAGATGGAAAGGTTATAACTAAAGTTACTAATGTAACTAATAAGTTAATTGAAATATTAGGGATAACTAGAGATCAGTTTAAACAAATTGTTATGCTACCACAAGGAGAGTTTAAAAAATTATTATTAGCAGATTCATTAGAAAGAGAAGGTATTTTTAGAAAAATATTTAACACTTATGATTTTGAAAAAATACAGATAGATCTTAAAGAAAAAGCTATAAGTTTAAGTAAAAACAGAAATAAAAGTAAGGATGAAATGCAAACTAACTTAAAAAATATAAAAGGTGAGCATGATATAGTTATTGGAGAATATGTAGATTTTCCTTTTGTTATAGAAAAATTAAAAGATTTTATATCAAAGGATAGTGAAGCTTATAAAAACTTAAATGAAGATGATAAAGCTTTGTATAATGAACTAGAACTTATAAATAAGGAAAAAGTAAAAATAGAAAACAATAACAATTTATTGAAAGAAAAAGAAAAAATAGAGAAAAGTTTACTAGATCTTATAAATAAAGAAAAAGAATTTGAAATAAAAAAAGAAACTATAAATAAATGTAAGAGTGCCAAAGAAGTTAAATACATAGAAGATAAATTAATAGAAAATGAAAATATATTAGAGCAAAGAAAAAAATCATATGAAGAAACTTTATTAAATATTGAAAGACTAAATAAAGAAACTGATACAGCAAAACTGAATTTAAAAATAGAAGAAGCTAAAGAACCTGAAAGGGATGCTCTTAAATTAGAGATAAATAAGTTAGAGAGTATAAAACCTAAAATAGCGGAATTTGATGAGTTAAAAAATAGCTTAATTATTAAAACTGAGAGTATTGAGTCAATTAAATGTAAAATAGAAGATAATAAAAAAGTTAATGAAAATTTAAAAAAACAAAAATTAGAAAATGAAAATAAATTAAAAGAAATAGCTACAGCAGAGACCAAAAAAGTAGAGATAGCAAATGAAATCTCTAATAAGGAAAAAATAATACAAGAGACTAGAGAGTTGTTTAAAATAATAGCAAGTTATGAAAAATCAAAACTTAGTCATAATAACTTAAAAATAGAATATGATTCATTTGAAAAAGTATATAAAAGTATAAAGAAAAACTATAATGATATGGATGAACTTTATAAAAAAGAACAAGCTGGTATACTTGCATGTTCTTTAAAAGAAAACACACCTTGTCCTGTATGTGGATCTGAAAATCATCCAAATCCAGCAGTTATAAGTAAAAACTTAATAGTTCCGACTAAAGAGGAATTAAAAATAGCTAAAGAAAAATTAGAAGAAGCTGAAAAGGAAAATAATTTAAAGATAAATGAATTAACTAAATTAAATACTGACTGTAAAAATTATTTTGATATTTTAAGCAATAGTTTATTGAAGTTTTCAAAAACTTTAAATATAGATGAAAACTATTCAGCTAAAACAGCTGAGATAGTTAAGGTAAAAGGAATTGAATTAAAGGTTAATATTGATGATTTAAATAAAGAACTTATAAAAATAAATGAAAAATTATCTATGAAAAAGAATATAGATGAACAAAATGTAACTATAGAAAATAGTTTAGTAGAAGTTGAAAAAGAACTAAGTACATTAGAAAAAACTGAAAAGATACTATTACCTGAAATAGCTCAAATAAATACTAGAATAGAAGAGTATAAAAAAGAAATTCCTAAAGAAATTTTAGATATAAAAACTCTTGAAATTTTACTAAATGATAAAACAAAAGAGTTAGAAATAAGCTTAAATAACTTAAATAAGTTAAGAGTGTATAATGAAAATATATCAAAACAATTAGAAGGTAAAATTTCTAAATCTAATGAAATTAAGAGTTCTATAGAAGAATTAAAGTCTAACATAGAAAAAATAAAGGTGGAATTTAATACTTTATTAAAAAACTTAGGATTTAATGATTTTAATAACTATGAGGAGTTTAAATCAAAGATTCATTTAATTAAAGATTTAGAGAAAGAAGTAGAAGATTATTATTTAAATCTAAATTTACTTAAATCTAAAAAAGAAGATATAGTTATTAAAACTAAAGATTTGACTTTTATTGATATAGATAGCATCGATGAAAAAGTAAAGAAACTTCAAGAAGAAAAGAAAGGTTTAGAGTTTAGACTTAGAGAACTTTACTCAGTATTAGAAAATAATAAATCTATACTTAAAAATGTAGAAAGTTTAAATGCTAAGTTTAAAGCTATAGAAGAAGAGTATAAGGTTGTAGGGGAATTAGCTGATTTGGCAAATGGTAAAAAATCTCCATATATATCTTTTGAAAGATATATATTAGCTTCATACTTTGAAGATATAATAGAAGCTGCAAATATAAGACTTGAAAAAATGACAGGGGATAGATTCTCATTAATAAGAAAGAAAAGTAAGAGCAAAGGAGCAGGTCAAAAAGGTTTAGAACTAGAAATTTACGATAATTATACAGACAGCTCTAGAGATGTTAGCTCACTATCAGGAGGAGAAAGTTTCAAAGCGTCTTTATCTCTCGCACTAGGACTTTCAGATGTAGTTCAATCAAATGCAGGAGGAGTATCCCTTGATACTATGTTTGTTGACGAAGGATTTGGAACATTAGATCCACAATCGTTAGATAATGCAATTGATAGCCTTCTTGAACTTCAAAGAGGAGGAAGGTTAGTAGGTATAATTTCACATGTTGAAGAATTAAAAGAAAGAATAGATGCTAAGTTAGAAGTAACGTCTACAGCAAAAGGAAGTAAAGCTGAATTTGATATATTATAA
- a CDS encoding MBOAT family O-acyltransferase: protein MIIFSLAFYAWGEPVWIFLLIFSSLVDYGHGLFIEKHRGTKLAKIGLLSSICINLGLLITFKYSAFLYENLNTIFNLSLEIPKFSLPIGISFYTFQTLSYTVDVYKGEVKAQKNFSKFLMYVSLYHQLVAGPIVRYSDVEEEIESRVTTIENFSSGISRFTIGLAKKVLIANVAGQFVTQYMNSDLTSITVLEAWFGIAMFTIQIYFDFSGYSDMAIGLGKMFGFTYMENFNYPYISKSATEFWRRWHISLGSFFRDYVYIPLGGNRKNMIFNLFVVWFLTGIWHGASWNFILWGLYFGILVYLEKKILFRVLNKIPKIFSHIYLIVALLVGWTLFYFTDVNRAFEYIKILFGFTNNEFTNNELKLVFINNIYWILIAIVASTPIYPYLKQYIGQSRIKPFGQVVEVLLNVAIMICCTSMLIASSYNPFLYFRF, encoded by the coding sequence TTGATTATTTTTTCTTTAGCATTTTATGCTTGGGGAGAACCGGTATGGATATTTCTTTTAATATTTAGTTCTTTGGTAGATTACGGACATGGACTATTTATTGAAAAGCATAGAGGAACTAAGTTAGCTAAAATAGGTTTATTATCATCTATATGTATTAATTTAGGATTATTAATTACTTTTAAATATAGTGCATTTTTATATGAAAATTTAAATACTATATTTAATTTATCGTTAGAAATACCTAAATTTTCATTGCCTATAGGAATTTCTTTTTACACATTTCAAACTTTATCATACACAGTAGATGTGTATAAGGGAGAAGTTAAAGCACAGAAAAACTTTTCAAAGTTTTTAATGTATGTATCTCTGTACCACCAATTAGTTGCAGGACCAATAGTTAGATACTCAGATGTAGAAGAAGAAATTGAAAGTAGAGTTACTACTATAGAAAATTTTAGTAGTGGAATAAGTAGATTTACTATAGGACTTGCAAAGAAAGTATTAATTGCAAATGTAGCGGGGCAGTTTGTAACTCAATATATGAATTCAGATTTAACTAGTATAACTGTTCTTGAAGCTTGGTTTGGAATTGCAATGTTTACTATACAAATATATTTTGACTTCTCTGGATACTCAGATATGGCGATAGGGCTTGGGAAGATGTTTGGATTTACATACATGGAGAATTTCAACTATCCGTATATATCAAAATCTGCAACTGAATTTTGGAGAAGATGGCATATATCATTAGGGAGTTTTTTTAGAGACTATGTATATATACCATTAGGTGGAAATAGAAAAAACATGATATTTAATTTATTCGTTGTATGGTTTTTAACTGGTATATGGCATGGAGCGAGTTGGAACTTTATACTTTGGGGTCTTTATTTTGGGATATTAGTATATTTAGAAAAAAAGATTTTATTTAGAGTTTTAAACAAAATACCAAAAATATTTTCACATATATATCTGATTGTTGCACTTTTAGTTGGATGGACTTTATTTTACTTTACAGATGTAAATAGAGCTTTTGAATATATAAAGATATTATTTGGATTTACAAATAATGAGTTTACAAATAATGAACTAAAGTTAGTTTTTATAAACAATATATATTGGATTTTAATAGCTATAGTTGCTAGTACTCCTATATATCCATATCTGAAACAATATATAGGACAAAGTAGAATAAAACCATTTGGACAAGTTGTAGAAGTTTTATTAAATGTAGCTATAATGATTTGTTGCACTTCAATGTTAATAGCAAGCAGCTACAATCCATTTTTATATTTTAGGTTTTAG
- a CDS encoding BCCT family transporter, producing MINKNLEECAKVRKSIMIPMTLIFFFVITIGVIKPNILYNIENNIVTWATKSFGWLFQLSAVFFLIICLWIMFSKYGSIKLGGKDAQPTMSYWNWFCISLTAGIGTGILFWGIAEPITHFMNPPESMGILPGSESAAMFAMNTSFTHWTFYPYSMYAISGVCIAFAIYNMKLPCRVSSVLYPLFNKKVNYKLESLIDNICLFAMAGGVAAILGVGTMQISKGLNIILGVPNNKFTWIIIVTIIVITYIISSITGIDKGIKWISDKNTKLFIGLMVFIFVLGPTSFILSLGTQALGNFASNFLQISTYLSPIDGSDWPRWWPIYYWAIWLAYAPLNGMFFAMISKGRTIREFMVMNLIIPALFGMIWFIIFGGAAIHQELSYGDLWSSIQSSGMEVSLFAFLTKYPFVKILSIFFILAIFISIVTMCDSVTTTITKLSIKSDKNEKTKTSYKINIFWGVLMASMAIVNLICAGGKISGIDATKQIATVAGFPILFFMIALAFCLVKMLVNHKLYDKTDEYEPESYVLKTTKYEGEDINKTEVDAMSCGLSRNHSIRDNNKSE from the coding sequence GTGATAAATAAAAATTTAGAAGAATGTGCGAAAGTAAGAAAATCTATTATGATACCTATGACGCTAATATTCTTTTTTGTTATTACAATAGGGGTTATTAAACCAAATATTTTGTATAACATTGAAAATAATATAGTAACATGGGCTACAAAAAGCTTTGGATGGTTATTTCAATTATCTGCTGTATTTTTTTTGATTATATGTTTGTGGATAATGTTTTCAAAATATGGATCTATAAAATTAGGGGGAAAGGATGCACAACCAACTATGAGTTATTGGAATTGGTTTTGCATATCATTAACGGCTGGTATAGGAACCGGTATATTATTTTGGGGAATAGCAGAGCCCATAACCCATTTTATGAATCCTCCAGAATCTATGGGTATACTTCCAGGAAGTGAGTCTGCAGCTATGTTTGCAATGAACACATCTTTTACACACTGGACGTTTTACCCGTATTCAATGTATGCAATATCAGGAGTATGTATAGCTTTTGCAATATATAATATGAAATTACCATGTAGAGTAAGTTCTGTACTATACCCATTATTCAACAAAAAGGTAAATTATAAATTAGAGTCTTTAATTGATAATATATGTTTGTTTGCTATGGCAGGTGGAGTAGCTGCTATATTGGGAGTTGGAACTATGCAAATTAGTAAAGGATTAAATATAATACTTGGAGTTCCTAATAATAAATTTACGTGGATTATTATTGTGACGATAATAGTTATAACATATATAATATCTAGCATAACTGGAATAGATAAAGGAATCAAATGGATATCAGATAAAAATACAAAGTTATTTATAGGACTTATGGTTTTTATATTTGTATTAGGACCGACATCATTTATATTATCTCTAGGGACACAAGCTTTAGGCAATTTTGCAAGTAATTTCTTGCAAATATCAACTTACTTAAGTCCTATTGATGGATCTGATTGGCCTAGATGGTGGCCTATATATTACTGGGCTATATGGTTAGCATACGCACCTTTAAATGGAATGTTTTTTGCAATGATAAGTAAAGGAAGAACTATACGAGAATTTATGGTAATGAATTTAATAATACCAGCATTATTTGGTATGATATGGTTTATTATATTTGGAGGAGCGGCTATACACCAAGAGCTTTCATATGGAGATTTATGGTCATCCATACAAAGTTCAGGAATGGAAGTATCACTATTCGCTTTCTTAACAAAATATCCTTTTGTAAAGATATTATCTATATTTTTTATATTGGCTATATTTATTTCTATAGTTACAATGTGCGATTCTGTTACAACAACTATAACAAAACTATCAATAAAATCAGATAAGAATGAAAAAACTAAGACTTCCTACAAAATAAATATATTTTGGGGAGTATTAATGGCTTCTATGGCTATTGTAAACCTAATTTGTGCAGGAGGTAAAATTAGTGGTATAGATGCAACTAAACAAATCGCAACTGTTGCAGGTTTTCCAATATTATTTTTTATGATAGCACTAGCATTTTGCCTAGTAAAAATGTTAGTTAATCATAAGTTATATGATAAGACTGATGAATATGAGCCTGAATCTTATGTTTTAAAAACTACCAAGTATGAAGGTGAAGATATAAATAAAACAGAAGTAGATGCAATGTCGTGTGGACTTTCACGTAATCATTCGATTAGAGATAATAATAAAAGTGAGTAG
- the sstT gene encoding serine/threonine transporter SstT gives MVNFLNKWNKISLVKRILVGLIIGILLALTIPNVAKPIVIFGSLFVGALKSVAPILVFFLVISAICQHKQGQQTNMKSIIFLYLLGTFLAGLVAVIASFLFPITLTLSSGVSKMAPPGGVVEVLKALLMNVVDNPVMALYNANYIGILSWALIIGIALKNASSSTKTMISNVSDALSQVVKWIINFAPLGIMGLVFDSISTQGIESLLSYGQLIMLLVGCMLFIALVVNPLIAFIGIRKNPYPLVFKCLKNSGLTAFFTRSSAANIPVNMQLCKDLNLDKDTYSVSIPLGATINMGGAAITISILTLAAVHTLGIEVNIIMALLLSLLSAISACGASGVAGGSLLLVPLACSLFGIPNDIAMQVVGVGFIVGVIQDSCETAINSSTDVLFTAVAEFSKLRKENK, from the coding sequence ATGGTAAATTTTCTTAATAAGTGGAACAAAATTAGTTTGGTTAAAAGGATTTTAGTTGGTTTGATTATAGGTATATTACTAGCATTAACTATACCTAATGTAGCTAAGCCAATAGTTATTTTCGGATCATTATTCGTTGGAGCTCTAAAATCAGTCGCTCCGATTCTTGTATTTTTTTTAGTCATATCCGCTATTTGTCAACACAAGCAAGGTCAGCAAACTAATATGAAATCAATAATATTTCTTTATCTTTTAGGTACATTTTTAGCAGGGTTGGTTGCTGTTATCGCAAGTTTTTTATTCCCTATAACATTAACTCTTAGTTCTGGCGTTAGTAAGATGGCTCCTCCCGGTGGAGTTGTAGAGGTTTTAAAAGCACTCCTTATGAACGTTGTTGATAATCCTGTAATGGCACTTTACAATGCTAATTATATAGGTATTTTATCCTGGGCTTTAATTATAGGGATTGCACTTAAAAACGCTTCTTCATCTACTAAAACAATGATTTCAAATGTCTCTGATGCACTATCTCAAGTAGTAAAATGGATAATTAATTTTGCTCCTCTTGGAATTATGGGGCTAGTGTTTGATAGTATATCTACTCAAGGAATAGAGTCCTTGCTTAGCTATGGACAGTTAATTATGTTATTAGTAGGTTGTATGCTTTTTATAGCACTTGTAGTAAATCCACTTATAGCTTTTATTGGAATTCGTAAAAACCCTTATCCACTTGTTTTTAAATGTTTAAAAAACAGTGGACTTACAGCGTTTTTCACTCGTAGCTCAGCTGCGAATATACCTGTTAATATGCAATTATGTAAAGATTTAAATTTAGATAAAGATACTTATTCAGTTTCTATACCTCTTGGAGCTACTATTAATATGGGTGGTGCTGCAATTACAATTTCTATACTAACACTTGCAGCCGTTCATACTCTTGGAATAGAAGTAAATATTATTATGGCTCTATTACTTAGCTTATTATCTGCGATAAGTGCTTGTGGGGCTTCTGGGGTAGCTGGTGGATCACTTTTACTTGTACCTCTTGCATGTAGTTTATTTGGTATCCCAAATGATATCGCAATGCAAGTCGTAGGAGTTGGATTTATAGTTGGCGTAATTCAAGATTCCTGTGAAACAGCTATAAATTCATCTACTGATGTTTTATTTACAGCTGTAGCTGAATTTTCAAAACTACGTAAAGAAAATAAATAA
- a CDS encoding DUF4003 family protein: MLEITINNKVDLLIQNNEKIKEVKGSWQMGMMQQSCILSSTIKNEYIVPSKVEESIEVIKNNTGIFSNFRGHSLFYLSNLLSNKENKEESFNSILNTYNKLKENKFFNDTYLPFTAIIIDQNKNKVDIDTAIYRTKYVYDFMKNNHPFLTSSDDYCRAALIAINSKNLDSDLEYMENCYKVLNSKGFYKSNNLQSLSHVMVFDKNKNEESLNKVLRIKKLLENNNCKIDGYGYPLIGAISLLECDEEVLAKQIKEVSDKLKDVKGFGNWSLGKNNRNIISAAIVASAYADCFKEEGNLDTITNNIFLEIIIAIEIAIMVAMIAAVSAASSAN, translated from the coding sequence ATGCTAGAAATTACGATAAACAATAAAGTAGATTTATTAATACAAAATAATGAAAAAATAAAAGAAGTAAAAGGTTCTTGGCAAATGGGGATGATGCAACAAAGTTGTATATTATCATCTACAATAAAAAATGAGTATATAGTGCCGTCTAAAGTTGAAGAGAGTATAGAAGTAATTAAAAATAACACAGGGATATTTTCAAATTTTAGAGGTCATAGTTTATTTTATCTATCAAACTTATTATCAAATAAAGAAAATAAAGAAGAGTCATTTAATTCAATATTAAATACTTATAATAAGTTAAAAGAAAATAAATTTTTCAATGACACATATCTACCATTTACAGCTATTATAATAGATCAAAATAAAAATAAGGTAGATATAGATACAGCTATTTATAGAACTAAATACGTATATGACTTTATGAAAAATAATCATCCATTTTTGACATCAAGTGACGATTATTGTAGGGCAGCACTTATAGCTATAAACTCAAAAAACTTAGATAGTGATTTAGAATATATGGAAAATTGCTATAAAGTTCTTAACTCAAAAGGATTCTACAAATCCAATAATCTTCAATCACTTTCACATGTAATGGTTTTTGATAAAAATAAAAACGAAGAAAGTTTAAATAAAGTATTAAGAATAAAAAAACTTTTAGAAAATAATAATTGCAAAATAGATGGATATGGATATCCACTAATAGGAGCTATATCATTATTAGAATGTGACGAAGAAGTTTTAGCTAAACAGATAAAAGAGGTATCAGATAAGTTAAAAGATGTGAAAGGTTTTGGAAATTGGTCACTAGGTAAGAACAATAGGAATATAATAAGTGCTGCTATTGTCGCTTCTGCATATGCTGATTGTTTCAAAGAAGAAGGTAATTTAGACACAATAACAAATAATATATTTTTAGAAATAATTATAGCTATTGAAATTGCTATTATGGTAGCTATGATAGCTGCAGTGAGTGCAGCTTCATCTGCAAACTAA